The following are encoded together in the Culex pipiens pallens isolate TS chromosome 1, TS_CPP_V2, whole genome shotgun sequence genome:
- the LOC120429637 gene encoding E3 ubiquitin-protein ligase MARCHF2, which translates to MTYQHNHNGNLSGTQAVRLFWSVHRERRRSSQLSVLTRSRTSSYSSAITSIAECPEPEPEPPEEDGKFCRICRHSDELLLENICECKGTMGQIHERCLRLWTIYQRSQVCEICRSKFRFNFDASKLSPTTLVLNFIRRRYFLVLLRDLLNFMVLFGVSVLQNANIMALIQEETSTGAYYRALPVAVLGACLYDLYFSRWVMNRTSRAYGLIREYWVLAHDDEFLGYFDQRYAVFGENQSEIESMLLAEYDAPDD; encoded by the exons atgacctATCAGCATAACCACAATGGAAACCTATCCGGAACCCAAGCGGTGCGTCTGTTCTGGTCCGTCCATCGCGAACGCCGAAGATCCAGTCAGCTCTCGGTTCTGACG CGCAGTAGAACCTCTTCCTACTCATCGGCAATTACCAGCATCGCTGAGTGTCCGGAACCGGAACCAGAACCCCCAGAAGAGGACGGCAAATTCTGCCGAATCTGCCGCCACAGCGATGAACTCCTGCTGGAGAACATCTGCGAGTGCAAGGGAACCATGGGACAGATCCACGAGCGATGCCTTCGGCTTTGGACGATCTACCAGCGCAGCCAGGTTTGCGAGATCTGCCGGTCCAAGTTCCGGTTCAACTTTGACGCCAGCAAGCTGAGCCCCACCACGCTGGTGCTGAACTTCATCCGGCGGCGTTACTTTCTGGTGCTACTCCGTGATCTGCTCAACTTTATGGTGCTGTTTGGGGTGTCCGTGCTGCAGAACGCCAACATCATGGCCCTGATCCAGGAGGAGACCAGCACGGGGGCGTACTACCGGGCCCTGCCGGTGGCCGTCCTCGGCGCGTGCCTGTACGATCTGTACTTTTCCCGGTGGGTCATGAACCGGACTAGCCGAGCGTACGGCCTGATCCGGGAGTACTGGGTGCTGGCGCACGACGACGAGTTCCTGGGGTACTTTGACCAGCGGTACGCCGTGTTCGGGGAGAACCAGAGCGAAATTGAGAGCATGCTGCTCGCGGAGTATGACGCACCGGATGattga